A single Falco naumanni isolate bFalNau1 chromosome 20, bFalNau1.pat, whole genome shotgun sequence DNA region contains:
- the VSIG8 gene encoding V-set and immunoglobulin domain-containing protein 8, with product MAGHGASLLLLLGLMPALLLAVRINSKGREVLYLAKGDSVKLGCPYVLEPEDNGPQGVGIEWIQITPERTGPENVFLSYQDHHVNYGSGSGLQDRVAFVQNDPSQYDASIRLADLQVSDTGTYQCRVKKNTVAVHEVIVTVQEKPVTPQCWTEGELIEGSSILLRCYSRGGTSPLAYQWAKLADGYGGGRLPSGTIQGRAPGDLLIRSLSEVHAGIYQCRVTNRVGYSVCQLNLSPSPRGRQAGIIVGSILGSLLLLSLLGLLIWALICRYRRKECQRTCSDCRSSTGGTMTRACNVCTHHSYSPHGISYMQCQHSDGDERAAALMCNEGMRHQVTCPAL from the exons ATGGCAGGGCACGGCgccagcctgctcctgctcctgggtCTCATGCCAG ctctgctcctggccGTCAGGATCAACAGCAAGGGCCGGGAGGTGCTGTACCTGGCCAAGGGCGACTCAGTGAAACTGGGCTGCCCCTATGTCCTCGAGCCTGAAGACAACGGTCCCCAGGGTGTGGGCATCGAGTGGATCCAGATCACACCCGAGCGGACTGGCCCCGAGAATGTG TTCCTGTCCTACCAGGACCACCACGTCAACTACGGCAGTGGCTCGGGGCTCCAGGACCGGGTGGCTTTTGTGCAAAATGACCCCAGCCAGTACGACGCCTCCATCCGCCTGGCCGACCTGCAGGTCTCCGACACTGGCACCTACCAGTGCCGGGTGAAGAAAAACACCGTGGCTGTGCACGAGGTCATCGTCACTGTGCAAG agaAGCCAGTCACCCCACAGTGCTGGACCGAGGGGGAGCTGATAGAAGGGAGCAGCATCCTGCTGCGGTGCTACAGCCGGGGGGGCACCTCCCCGCTTGCCTACCAGTGGGCCAAGCTGGCTGATGGCTACGGCGGGGGACGCCTGCCCTCAGGCACCATCCAAG GACGAGCTCCTGGCGACCTGTTAATCCGCAGCCTGTCGGAGGTGCATGCCGGCATCTACCAGTGCCGCGTCACCAACCGTGTGGGCTACTCTGTGTGCCAGCTCAACCTCAGCCCTTCACCAA gaggaaggcaggcaggcatcATCGTGGGCTCCATTCTGGgttccctcctgctcctcagcCTGCTTGGGCTCCTCATCTGGGCGCTGATCTGCCGCTACCGTCGGAAGGAGTGCCAGCGGACCTGCAGTGACTGCAG gagcagcacaggtGGCACCATGACCCGCGCCTGCAACGTCTGCACTCACCACAGCTACTCGCCCCATGGCATCAGCTACATGCAGTGCCAGCACAGCGACGGTGATGAGCGGGCGGCCGCTCTCATGTGCAATGAAGGCATGCGGCACCAAGTCACCTGCCCAGCATTGTAA
- the SDHC gene encoding succinate dehydrogenase cytochrome b560 subunit, mitochondrial — MAALALRCVGQRCLLARLGPSLSVRHVVPMGTTAKEEMARFWEKNTKSNRPLSPHITIYKWSLPMAMSITHRGTGVALSLGVSLFGLAALLLPEQFPHYLAMVKSLSLGPALIYSAKFALTFPFSYHTWNGIRHLAWDMGKGFKIPQVNQSGVLVLILTLLSSAGLAAM, encoded by the exons ATGTGTTGGTCAGCGGTGCCTGCTGGCTCGGCTTGGTCCCAGCCTTTCTGTGAGACA TGTAGTCCCGATGGGAACAACAGCCAAGGAGGAGATGGCCCGCTTCTGGGAAAAGAACACCAAGTCCAATCGTCCCTTGTCCCCTCACATCACCATTTACAA GtggtccctgcccatggcgaTGTCCATCACACACCGGGGCACTGGCGTTGCGCTGAGCTTAG GAGTCTCCCTCTTTGGTCTGGctgccctcctgctcccagaACAATTTCCCCACTACCTGGCCATGGTGAAGTCGCTCAGCCTGGGGCCTGCTCTGATCTACTCTGCTAAGTTCGCTCTGACTTTTCCGTTCTCCTACCACACCTGGAATGGAATCCGACACCTT GCATGGGACATGGGGAAGGGGTTCAAGATCCCCCAGGTCAACCAGTCTGGGGTGCTGGTCCTGATCTTGACCCTGCTCTCCTCTGCGGGCCTTGCGGCGATGTGA